A window of Solanum stenotomum isolate F172 chromosome 3, ASM1918654v1, whole genome shotgun sequence contains these coding sequences:
- the LOC125860595 gene encoding protein ZW2-like — protein sequence MAPGSSRANISVGSFEAFLQGWFLRQEQFLNELTITQTTLDESIMRNLISRILAHYQEYYEEKSRMSHINVFYMFSPSWFTPLEKSFLWIAGFKPGLAFPLVMNSVNDLSENQIERINRLRIETRIEERNLMDKIAKIQESVAAPPLMGLAQQYGMEMLRDGEITEVDEEIEILRTAVENVVTDADRLRTRTADSVVGILNPLQSLKFLAAAAQLQLRIRMAGMQREAERRHQMDTSNGW from the exons ATGGCACCAGGGTCATCTAGAGCCAACATTAGTGTTGGTTCATTTGAGGCTTTTCTTCAAGGTTGGTTCTTACGTCAAGAACAATTCTTGAATGAACTTACCATAACACAAACCACACTTGATGAATCAATAATGAGAAACCTTATTTCGCGTATTTTAGCTCATTATCAAGAATATTAcgaagaaaaatcaagaatgtCACATATAAATGTGTTCTACATGTTTTCACCGTCATGGTTTACTCCATTAGAAAAAAGTTTCTTATGGATTGCTGGGTTCAAACCAGGATTAGCTTTTCCCCTTGTTATGAATTCCGTTAATGATTTGAGTGAAAATCAAATCGAAAGGATTAATAGGCTTAGAATCGAAACGAGGATCGAAGAGAGGAATCTTATGGACAAAATAGCTAAAATTCAAGAAAGTGTCGCTGCCCCGCCGTTGATGGGACTCGCACAACAGTACGGAATGGAAATGCTTCGAG ACGGAGAAATTACTGAGGTGGATGAGGAGATAGAGATACTAAGAACAGCAGTGGAGAATGTAGTGACAGATGCAGATAGATTGAGGACAAGAACAGCAGATAGTGTGGTGGGAATACTAAATCCTTTGCAAAGTTTGAAGTTTTTGGCAGCAGCAGCACAACTTCAGCTAAGAATAAGGATGGCTGGAATGCAGAGGGAAGCAGAGAGAAGACACCAAATGGATACTTCAAATGGTTGGTAG